The proteins below are encoded in one region of Telopea speciosissima isolate NSW1024214 ecotype Mountain lineage chromosome 10, Tspe_v1, whole genome shotgun sequence:
- the LOC122641315 gene encoding macrophage migration inhibitory factor homolog, producing MPTLNLFTNIPVDGVVASDILKDATKAVAKIIGKPESYVMILLNGGVPVAFAGTEEPAAYGELISIGGLNSSVNGKLSAAIAEILETKLSVDSSRFYIKFYDVQRAYFGFNGSTF from the exons ATGCCCACTTTAAATTTGTTCACCAATATTCCAGTGGATGGTGTAGTGGCTTCAGACATTCTGAAAGATGCAACCAAAGCCGTTGCAAAGATCATTGGCAAGCCTGAATCT TATGTGATGATTTTGCTGAATGGCGGAGTGCCTGTTGCATTTGCTGGCACTGAAGAGCCAGCAGCATATGGAGAATTGATATCCATTGGGGGGCTCAATTCAAGTGTTAATGGAAAGCTGAGTGCAGCCATTGCGGAAATTCTTGAAACTAAGCTCTCTGTAGATAGCTCCCGGTTCTATATCAAGTTCTATGATGTTCAA CGAGCATATTTCGGTTTCAATGGCTCGACGTTTTGA